A single window of Candidatus Neomarinimicrobiota bacterium DNA harbors:
- a CDS encoding adenosylhomocysteinase, with amino-acid sequence MGHHIKDESLADAGKARMDWANRDMPVLAFIKERFEKEKPLEGVKMSACLHVTAETANLVRTLKAGGADILLCASNPLSTQDDITAALVVHEDIEVYAIHGEDDETYYAHIKAALEHKPNITMDDGADLVTVLHKDYESQISEIKCSMEETTTGVNRLKAMEADGVLKLPVVAVNDAKMKHLFDNRYGTGQSTVDGIIRATDMLIAGKTVVVGGYGWCGRGFANRIRGMGANVIVTEIDATRALEALMDGFRVMTMDAAAVEGDLFCTLTGDIHVLRKEHFEKMKSGAVVANSGHFNVEIDLDALRELSSKVVEDIKDNVDEYIMSDGRIIYVLGKGRLINLAAAEGHPASVMDMSFAVQALSSEYSLKNDLDVGVHAVPAYIDELVAKLKLESMGATIDTLTSEQEKYLSSWDQGT; translated from the coding sequence ATGGGTCACCATATAAAAGATGAATCATTAGCAGATGCGGGAAAAGCGAGGATGGACTGGGCAAACAGAGATATGCCCGTTCTTGCCTTTATTAAAGAGCGGTTTGAAAAAGAAAAACCGCTTGAAGGGGTTAAGATGTCGGCATGCCTGCACGTAACTGCTGAAACGGCAAATTTGGTTAGAACATTGAAGGCAGGAGGCGCTGATATTCTTCTCTGCGCTTCAAATCCGCTAAGTACTCAGGATGATATCACAGCCGCCTTGGTAGTTCATGAAGACATTGAGGTATATGCCATTCATGGCGAAGACGATGAAACGTATTATGCCCATATAAAAGCGGCGTTGGAGCATAAACCCAATATCACAATGGATGACGGAGCGGACTTAGTTACGGTTCTTCACAAAGATTATGAAAGTCAGATATCAGAGATCAAATGTTCGATGGAAGAGACAACAACAGGCGTTAACAGGCTCAAAGCAATGGAAGCAGACGGAGTTCTCAAGCTCCCCGTAGTAGCGGTGAACGACGCGAAGATGAAACATCTCTTTGACAACAGATACGGCACAGGTCAATCAACGGTAGACGGAATTATCAGAGCCACAGATATGCTTATCGCCGGAAAGACCGTTGTTGTAGGCGGATATGGTTGGTGCGGTCGGGGATTCGCCAACAGAATTCGCGGAATGGGGGCGAACGTTATCGTGACGGAAATCGATGCTACCCGCGCTTTGGAAGCTTTGATGGACGGGTTCCGCGTTATGACTATGGACGCGGCAGCCGTTGAAGGCGATTTGTTCTGTACTCTTACCGGTGATATTCATGTCTTAAGAAAAGAACACTTCGAGAAAATGAAAAGTGGAGCGGTTGTCGCCAATTCAGGACATTTCAACGTGGAGATTGATTTGGACGCTCTTAGAGAACTTTCCTCAAAGGTTGTGGAAGACATTAAGGATAACGTTGACGAATATATTATGTCTGACGGCAGGATAATCTATGTTCTCGGAAAGGGCCGCCTTATAAATCTTGCAGCCGCTGAAGGACATCCGGCAAGCGTAATGGATATGAGTTTTGCGGTGCAGGCTCTCTCTTCCGAGTACAGCTTGAAGAACGATCTCGATGTGGGAGTTCATGCAGTTCCGGCATATATTGACGAACTTGTGGCTAAGCTCAAACTTGAAAGTATGGGCGCAACTATTGACACTCTTACCTCTGAACAAGAGAAATATTTATCGTCATGGGATCAGGGAACTTGA